In Prionailurus viverrinus isolate Anna chromosome C2, UM_Priviv_1.0, whole genome shotgun sequence, one DNA window encodes the following:
- the EIF4G1 gene encoding eukaryotic translation initiation factor 4 gamma 1 isoform X5 has translation MSGARTASTPTPPQTGGGLEPQANGETPQVAVVVRPDDRSQGAVIGSRPGLPGPEHSPSESQPSSPCPTPSPPPILEPGSEPNLAVLSIPGDTVTTGMIQMSVEESTPMPRETREPYCLSPEPTPLAEPILEVEVTLSKPIPESEFSSSPLQVPTPLTSHKVEILPEPNGMVSSEDLEPEVESSPEIAPLPPPACPSESPVPIAPTAQPEELLNGAPSPPAVDLSPVSEPQEQAKEVTASVAPPAVLSATPAMAPPAASPAQEEEMEEEEEDEEEGETGDAEGEKGGEELLPQESTPVAAHLPQNLEAAAATQVAVSVPKRRRKIKELNKKEAVGDLLDAFKEVSPGVPEVENQPPVGTSPGLEPEGSSVPPRPEEADETWDSKEDKIHNAENIQPGEQKYEYKSDQWKPLNLEEKKRYDREFLLGFQFIFASMQKPEGLPHISDVVLDKANKTPLRPLDPARLQGINCGPDFTPSFANLGRPALSNRGPPRGGPGGELPRGPQAGLGPRRSQQGPRKEPRKIIATVLMTEDIKLNKAEKAWKPSSKRTAADKDRGEEDADGSKTQDLFRRVRSILNKLTPQMFQQLMKQVTQLAIDTEERLKGVIDLIFEKAISEPNFSVAYANMCRCLMALKVPTTEKPTVTVNFRKLLLNRCQKEFEKDKDDDEVFEKKQKEMDEAATAEERGRLKEELEEARDIARRRSLGNIKFIGELFKLKMLTEAIMHDCVVKLLKNHDEESLECLCRLLTTIGKDLDFEKAKPRMDQYFNQMEKIIKEKKTSSRIRFMLQDVLDLRRSNWVPRRGDQGPKTIDQIHKEAEMEEHWEHVKVQQLMAKGSDKRRGGPPGPPISRGLPLVDDGGWNTVPISKGSRPIDTSRLTKITKPGSIDSNNQLFAPGGRLSWGKGSSGGSGAKPSDAASEAARPATSTLNRFSALQQAVPTENTDSRRVVQRSSLSRERGEKAGDRGDRLERSERGSERGDRLDRSRTPATKRSFSKEVEERSRERPSQPEGLRKAASLTEDRDRGRDAVKREATLPPVSPPKAALSEEELEKKSKAIIEEYLHLNDMKEAVQCVQELASPSLLFIFVRHGIESTLERSTIAREHMGRLLHQLLFAGHLSTAQYYQGLYEILELAEDMEIDIPHVWLYLAELITPILQEGGVPMGELFREITKPLRPMGKAASLLLEILGLLCKSMGPKKVGMLWREAGLSWKEFLPEGQDVSAFVAEQKVEYTLGEESEAPGQRMLSSEELSKQLEKLLKEGSSNQRVFDWIEANLSEQQVASNTLVRALMTAVCYSAIIFETPLRVDVAVLKARAKLLQKYLCDEQKELQALYALQALVVTLEQPANLLRMFFDALYDEDVVKEDAFYSWESSKDPAEQQGKGVALKSVTAFFKWLREAEEEESDHN, from the exons ATGTCTGGGGCCCGTACCGCCtccacacccacccctccccag ACGGGAGGCGGTCTGGAGCCTCAAGCTAATGGGGAGACACCCCAGGTTGCTGTTGTTGTCCGGCCAG ATGACCGGTCCCAGGGAGCAGTCATTGGGAGCCGGCCGGGGCTGCCTGGCCCAGAGCACAGCCCTTCAGAATCCCAGCCTTCGTCACCTTGTCCGACCCCATCACCACCCCCAATCTTGGAACCGGGGTCTGAGCCTAATCTTGCAGTCCTCTCCATTCCTGGGGACACTGTGACAACGGGGATGATCCAGATGTCTGTAGAAGAATCCACCCCCATGCCCCGTGAAACTAGGGAGCCATATTGCCTCTCTCCAGAACCCACTCCCCTCGCCGAACCCATACTGGAAGTAGAAGTGACACTTAGCAAACCGATTCCAGAATCTGAGTTCTCTTCCAGTCCTCTCCAGGTTCCCACCCCCCTTACATCTCACAAAGTGGAAATTCTGCCTGAACCTAACGGCATGGTCTCATCTGAGGATCTGGAACCAGAGGTTGAGTCGAGCCCGGAGATTGCTCCTCTCCCTCCGCCAGCTTGTCCTTCTGAATCCCCCGTGCCCATTGCTCCAACTGCCCAACCTGAGGAACTGCTCAACGGAGCCCCCTCGCCACCAGCTGTGGACTTAAGCCCAGTCAGTGAGCCACAGGAGCAGGCCAAGGAGGTTACAGCATCAGTGGCTCCCCCCGCCGTCCTCTCTGCCACTCCAGCTATGGCTCCTCCAGCTGCTTCCCCTGCccaggaggaggaaatggaggaagaggaagaagatgaagaagaaggagaaacagGAGATGCTGAGggtgagaaaggaggagaggaactTCTTCCCCAAGAGAGCACCCCTGTTGCAGCCCACCTGCCTCAGAATTTGGAGGCAGCAGCAGCCACCCAAG TGGCAGTGTCTGTGCCAAAGAGGAGACGGAAGATTAAGGAGCTCAATAAGAAGGAGGCTGTAGGAGACCTTCTAGATGCCTTCAAGGAG GTGAGCCCAGGAGTACCAGAGGTGGAAAATCAGCCTCCTGTAGGCACCAGCCCTGGTCTGGAGCCTGAGGGCAGCAGTGTGCCCCCCCGGCCTGAGGAAGCAGATGAGACCTGGGACTCAAAGGAAGACAAAATTCACAATGCTGAGAACATCCAGCCAGGGGAGCAGAAGTATGAGTATAAGTCAG ATCAGTGGAAGCCTCTAAACCTTGAGGAGAAAAAGCGTTATGACCGTGAGTTCCTGCTTGGCTTTCAGTTCATCTTTGCCAGTATGCAGAAGCCAGAGGGATTGCCCCATATCAGCGATGTGGTGTTGGATAAG GCCAATAAAACACCACTACGGCCACTGGACCCCGCTAGACTTCAAGGCATAAATTGCGGCCCAGACTTCACTCCTTCCTTTGCCAACCTTGGCCGACCAGCCCTTAGCAACCGTGGGCCCCCAAGGGGTGGGCCAGGTGGGGAGCTGCCCCGAGGGCCG CAGGCTGGTCTGGGACCCCGGCGCTCTCAGCAGGGCCCCCGAAAGGAACCACGCAAGATCATTGCCACGGTGTTAATGACTGAAGATATAAAGTTGAACAAAGCAGAGAAAGCCTGGAAACCCAGCAGCAAGCGGACAGCTGCTGATAAGGATCGAGGGGAAGAGGATGCTGATGGCAGCAAAACCCAG GACCTGTTCCGCAGGGTGCGCTCCATACTGAATAAGCTGACACCCCAGATGTTCCAGCAGCTGATGAAGCAGGTGACACAGCTGGCCATCGACACTGAGGAACGCCTCAAAGGGGTCATTGACCTCATCTTCGAGAAGGCCATTTCAGAGCCCAACTTCTCTGTGGCCTATGCCAACATGTGCCGCTGCCTCATGGCG CTGAAAGTGCCCACTACAGAAAAGCCAACAGTGACTGTGAACTTCCGAAAACTGTTGTTGAATCGATGTCAGAAGGagtttgagaaagacaaagatgatgATGAGGTTTTTgagaagaagcaaaaagaaatggatgaagCTGCTACG GCAGAAGAACGAGGACGCCTGAAAGAAGAGTTGGAAGAGGCTCGAGACATAGCCCGGCGGCGCTCTTTAGGGAATATCAAGTTTATTGGGGAGTTGTTTAAGCTGAAGATGTTAACGGAGGCAATAATGCATGACTGTGTGGTTAAACTACTTAAGAACCATGATGAAGAGTCTCTTGAATGCCTTTGTCGTCTGCTCACTACCATTGGCAAAGATCTGGACTTTGAAAAAGCCAAG CCCCGGATGGATCAGTATTTCAACCAGATGGAAAAAATCATTAAGGAAAAGAAGACTTCATCCCGAATCCGCTTTATGCTGCAAGACGTGCTGGATCTGCGACGG AGCAATTGGGTGCCACGTCGTGGGGACCAGGGTCCCAAGACCATTGACCAGATCCACAAGGAGGCTGAGATGGAGGAGCACTGGGAACATGTAAAAGTGCAGCAGCTAATGGCCAAGGGCAGCGACAAGCGTCGGGGTGGCCCTCCAGGCCCACCTATTA GCCGAGGCCTCCCACTTGTGGATGATGGTGGCTGGAACACAGTCCCCATCAGCAAGGGCAGCCGCCCTATCGACACCTCACGGCTCACCAAGATCACGAAG cCCGGCTCCATTGATTCTAACAACCAGCTCTTTGCACCTGGTGGGCGATTGAGCTGGGGCAAGGGCAGCAGTGGAGGCTCAGGAGCCAAGCCCTCTGATGCAG CATCAGAAGCTGCTCGTCCAGCTACTAGTACCTTGAACCGCTTCTCAGCCCTTCAACAAGCAGTACCTACAGAAAATACAGATAGCAGACGTGTGGTACAGAG GAGTAGCTTGAGCCGGGAAAGAGGTGAGAAAGCCGGGGACCGGGGAGACCGCCTAGAGCGGAGTGAACGGGGAAGTGAGCGTGGAGACCGGCTCGATCGCTCTCGGACACCTGCCACCAAGCGGAGCTTCAGCAAGGAAGTGGAAGAACGGAGTAGAGAGCGGCCCTCCCAGCCTGAGGGACTGCGTAAGGCAGCTAGCCTCACGGAGGATCGGGACCGTGGGCGTGATGCTG tgaaGCGAGAAGCCACCCTGCCCCCGGTGAGCCCCCCAAAGGCTGCACTCTCTGAGGAAGAGCtggaaaagaaatccaaagccATTATCGAAGAATATCTCCATCTCAATGACATGAAG GAGGCAGTGCAGTGCGTACAGGAGCTGGCCTCACCCTCCCTGCTCTTCATCTTTGTGCGGCATGGCATCGAGTCAACACTGGAGCGCAGCACTATCGCTCGTGAGCATATGGGGCGGCTGCTGCACCAGCTGCTCTTTGCCGGGCACCTCTCCACTGCTCAGTACTACCAAGG TTTGTATGAAATCCTAGAATTGGCTGAAGACATGGAAATTGACATCCCCCATGTGTGGCTCTACCTAGCAGAACTCATAACGCCCATTCTGCAGGAGGGTGGAGTACCTATGGGGGAACTGTTCAG GGAGATTACAAAACCTCTGAGACCCATGGGCAAAGCTGCTTCTCTGTTGCTGGAGATCCTGGGGCTTCTATGTAAAAGCATG GGTCCCAAAAAGGTGGGGATGCTGTGGCGAGAAGCTGGACTCAGCTGGAAAGAATTTCTACCTGAAGGCCAGGACGTCAGTGCGTTTGTCGCTGAACAG AAGGTGGAGTATACCTTGGGCGAGGAGTCTGAAGCCCCCGGCCAAAGGATGCTCTCCTCTGAGGAGCTGAGCAAACAGTTGGAGAAGCTGCTGAAGGAGGGCAGCAGTAACCAACGGGTGTTTGACTGGATAGAG GCCAACCTGAGTGAGCAGCAGGTAGCATCCAACACACTAGTTCGGGCCCTCATGACAGCTGTCTGCTATTCTGCAATTATCT TTGAGACGCCCCTCCGAGTGGATGTCGCGGTGCTGAAAGCTCGAGCGAAACTGCTACAGAAATACTTATGTGATGAACAGAAGGAGTTGCAAGCGCTCTACGCCCTCCAGGCCCTTGTAGTGACCTTAGAACAGCCCGCCA ACCTGCTTCGGATGTTCTTTGATGCGCTGTATGACGAGGACGTGGTGAAAGAGGATGCCTTCTACAGCTGGGAGAGTAGCAAGGACCCCGCTGAGCAACAGGGCAAGGGCGTAGCCCTTAAATCTGTCACAGCCTTCTTCAAGTGGCTTCGTGAAGCGGAGGAGGAGGAGTCTGACCACAACTGA